In the Candidatus Cloacimonas acidaminovorans str. Evry genome, one interval contains:
- the guaB gene encoding IMP dehydrogenase yields the protein MNLRKAYTFDDVLLVPQKSDVLPAEVDLSTKITAQISLRIPVISSAMDTVTESAMAIAMAREGGLGIIHKNLSIEEQAKQVSLVKRAESGIVTHPYILSPEDTLAYVLALRDAHHIGGFPVVENEFLVGILTSRDIRFVTNPQTKVKDLMTPKEKLITAKTGISLDKAIELLQKHRLEKLLLINEEGKLEGMITVKDIMKRLNYPEAVQDDKNRLLVGAAIGVTGDYLERAKELLNAGADLLVIDTAHGHHKNIGIALQKVKKHLNCQVIAGNVATADACRYLIENGADAVKIGIGPGSICTTRVIAGIGVPQLSAIMDCALEAGKYNIPIIADGGIKFSGDIVKALAGGASAVMIGSLFAGCDESPGESIIYNGRRFKSYRGMGSLSAMKQGSKDRYFQDEQVEDNKLVAEGIEGMVPYKGPVKDFLYQLMGGLRSGMGYCGTATIQELQEKAEFIEITTAGLKESHPHDVHITKETPNYYSGD from the coding sequence ATGAACTTACGCAAGGCATACACCTTTGATGATGTTCTGCTGGTGCCTCAAAAATCGGATGTCTTACCTGCAGAAGTGGATTTGAGCACAAAAATAACGGCTCAAATATCTTTACGGATTCCTGTAATCAGTTCCGCTATGGATACCGTAACGGAATCCGCTATGGCAATTGCTATGGCAAGAGAAGGAGGATTGGGAATTATTCATAAAAACCTTTCTATTGAAGAACAGGCAAAGCAGGTCAGTTTAGTAAAAAGAGCAGAAAGCGGAATTGTGACTCATCCCTATATTCTTTCGCCGGAAGATACTTTGGCTTATGTTTTGGCTTTGAGAGATGCACATCATATCGGTGGTTTTCCTGTTGTAGAAAATGAATTCCTGGTTGGTATTTTAACCAGTAGAGATATCCGTTTTGTGACCAATCCCCAAACAAAAGTGAAAGACCTGATGACTCCTAAGGAAAAACTGATTACTGCCAAAACCGGAATTTCACTGGATAAAGCAATTGAACTTTTACAGAAACATCGCCTGGAAAAACTCCTGCTGATTAATGAGGAAGGCAAATTGGAAGGAATGATAACCGTTAAAGACATTATGAAACGCTTAAATTATCCCGAAGCGGTTCAAGATGATAAAAACCGTTTACTTGTAGGTGCTGCAATTGGAGTTACGGGTGATTACCTTGAAAGAGCAAAAGAACTTCTTAATGCCGGAGCCGATTTACTGGTTATAGATACGGCACATGGTCATCATAAAAACATTGGTATTGCCTTGCAAAAAGTAAAAAAGCACTTGAACTGTCAAGTTATTGCAGGCAATGTAGCTACTGCAGATGCCTGCCGCTATTTAATTGAAAACGGAGCAGATGCAGTTAAAATTGGCATCGGTCCTGGTTCCATTTGCACAACCAGAGTTATTGCCGGAATTGGAGTTCCGCAATTAAGCGCCATAATGGATTGTGCTTTGGAAGCAGGTAAATACAACATTCCTATAATAGCTGATGGAGGCATAAAATTCAGCGGGGATATTGTTAAAGCACTTGCTGGAGGTGCTTCTGCAGTTATGATTGGTTCACTTTTTGCCGGTTGCGATGAAAGCCCCGGAGAATCCATAATTTACAATGGCAGAAGGTTTAAAAGTTACCGGGGAATGGGTTCCCTATCCGCTATGAAGCAAGGCAGTAAAGACCGCTATTTTCAAGATGAACAAGTAGAAGACAACAAACTTGTAGCCGAAGGAATTGAAGGAATGGTTCCCTATAAAGGTCCCGTTAAGGATTTTCTCTATCAATTGATGGGTGGATTGCGTTCCGGAATGGGTTATTGTGGAACTGCCACTATTCAGGAATTACAAGAAAAAGCCGAATTTATTGAAATCACAACTGCCGGCTTGAAGGAAAGTCATCCTCACGATGTCCACATCACTAAAGAAACCCCGAACTATTACAGCGGGGATTGA
- the xerA gene encoding site-specific tyrosine recombinase/integron integrase gives MSTSLKKPRTITAGIEEELSPALKSYLSSFVYHLKVERGMAKNSIESYRRDIGDFLLFCPKEIGNYETDDITKYLLSLQEIGLLNTSVARKRVALGQFFGFLKDNDIETKVDMDLVPRIKLGVQLPDVLTVEEMFQLLNSLPVKTPLEIRNKLMMELLYATGMRISELLSISLHDLNLTERVILVHGKGSKQRYVPYVDTLDELFAKYLKQSRPILLKLKQSELLFLNNRGERMSRMGFWKILRKAVLEANIKKEVTPHTFRHSFATHLLEGGVNLRIVQALLGHSSIDTTQIYTHIDMKRLVETYKEYHPRA, from the coding sequence ATGTCCACATCACTAAAGAAACCCCGAACTATTACAGCGGGGATTGAAGAAGAGCTTTCCCCTGCTTTAAAAAGTTACCTTTCCAGCTTTGTTTATCATTTGAAGGTAGAGCGGGGAATGGCAAAAAACAGCATTGAGAGCTATCGTCGTGATATTGGTGATTTTTTGCTGTTTTGCCCTAAAGAAATCGGCAATTATGAAACGGACGATATTACAAAGTATCTTCTTTCTTTGCAGGAAATTGGACTTTTAAATACCAGCGTTGCCAGAAAGAGAGTTGCTTTGGGTCAATTCTTCGGTTTTTTAAAGGATAACGATATTGAAACTAAGGTAGATATGGATTTGGTTCCGCGTATCAAACTGGGAGTGCAATTACCGGATGTTTTAACTGTGGAGGAAATGTTTCAGCTGTTAAATTCCCTGCCTGTTAAAACACCTTTGGAAATTCGCAATAAGCTTATGATGGAATTGCTGTATGCAACAGGTATGCGAATTTCCGAACTCTTAAGTATTTCTTTGCACGATTTGAATTTAACGGAGCGGGTTATTTTAGTTCACGGCAAGGGCAGTAAGCAAAGATATGTGCCTTATGTAGATACGCTTGATGAACTGTTTGCAAAATACTTAAAGCAGAGTCGTCCAATACTATTAAAGCTGAAACAATCGGAATTGCTTTTTCTGAATAATCGCGGGGAAAGAATGAGTCGGATGGGTTTCTGGAAAATATTACGCAAAGCGGTTTTGGAGGCAAATATCAAAAAGGAAGTAACGCCACATACATTTCGGCATAGTTTTGCCACTCATTTATTGGAAGGAGGAGTGAATTTAAGAATTGTGCAAGCCCTTTTGGGTCATTCTTCCATTGATACAACGCAGATTTATACACATATTGATATGAAACGACTGGTAGAAACATATAAAGAGTATCATCCACGCGCGTAA
- a CDS encoding ABC transporter substrate-binding protein: MKNRVNLFNLFCYIIIALTLVLCLSSCKTKSSKQEQAGLQKVSVTLDWTPNTNHTGIYVANELGYFKEQGLDVDILQPGQNVTDQIVATGKSEFGVSYQENVIRARSENIPLVSIAAVIQHNTSGFASLKKAGIKSPLDFEGKRYGSWDSPSELAILKATMEKYGADFNKVNVISGIYDFFSTIGKDADFEWIYYGWDGVEAERRGIALNYIPLKEIDPVFDYYTPVIISSEDYLAKNPETAKKFMTALQKGYEYCIAKPDSAAAILLKNVPELNAEQVKRSMQYLAKEYQSDAESWGIQKSDVWKRFCEWMYQQRLIQLAVDPNKAFSNEYLPQ, translated from the coding sequence ATGAAAAACCGGGTTAATCTGTTCAATTTATTTTGCTATATAATTATAGCCCTTACATTAGTTCTTTGTTTATCATCCTGTAAAACAAAGAGTTCCAAACAGGAACAGGCAGGATTACAAAAGGTTTCAGTTACTTTAGATTGGACACCCAATACCAATCATACCGGAATTTATGTAGCTAATGAACTTGGCTATTTTAAAGAACAGGGTCTGGATGTAGATATTCTACAACCGGGACAAAATGTAACAGATCAAATAGTAGCAACTGGAAAAAGTGAATTTGGTGTAAGCTATCAGGAAAATGTAATTCGTGCCAGAAGTGAAAATATTCCTCTGGTTTCAATTGCAGCCGTTATTCAGCATAACACTTCCGGTTTTGCCTCTTTGAAAAAAGCGGGAATAAAAAGTCCTCTTGATTTTGAAGGCAAAAGATACGGTTCCTGGGATTCACCTTCAGAACTGGCTATCCTGAAAGCAACTATGGAAAAATATGGTGCCGACTTCAATAAAGTAAACGTTATTTCCGGAATTTACGATTTCTTTTCCACTATTGGCAAAGATGCTGATTTTGAGTGGATTTATTATGGCTGGGATGGTGTGGAAGCAGAAAGAAGAGGTATTGCCCTAAACTATATACCCCTCAAAGAAATAGACCCTGTTTTTGACTATTATACACCTGTAATTATCAGCAGCGAAGATTATCTGGCAAAAAATCCCGAGACCGCCAAGAAGTTTATGACAGCCCTCCAAAAAGGTTATGAATATTGTATTGCCAAACCCGATTCCGCTGCCGCTATTTTGCTGAAAAATGTCCCCGAACTTAATGCCGAACAGGTTAAACGCAGTATGCAATATCTGGCAAAAGAATACCAAAGCGATGCTGAATCTTGGGGAATACAAAAGTCGGATGTCTGGAAAAGGTTTTGTGAATGGATGTATCAGCAACGCCTTATTCAGCTTGCAGTTGATCCCAATAAGGCATTTTCTAACGAATATCTTCCTCAATAA
- a CDS encoding ABC transporter ATP-binding protein, with translation MPNCILEAKDIRKTFLFKGALVVVLDKLQFSIQEGQFVSIVGPSGCGKSTFLELLAGITKPDNGNIYLEGNEITGKTGFLGYMPQDDLLFPWLTTMQNILLPVKVQGKDEKEAKKKIIELLPLFGLMNYTDHLPYQLSGGLKQRVALLRTYMSSAEILLLDEPLAKLDALTRSQLQTWLKDIVHLLNLTIILVTHDIDEAIMLSDRIDLMSINPGTFMESIYLDRNAPLSAEEQLKLKTKIRSKLVNEEEKSENGKKIGEPEKSDKVI, from the coding sequence ATGCCTAATTGCATTCTGGAAGCGAAGGACATTCGTAAAACATTTCTCTTTAAGGGAGCGCTGGTTGTGGTTTTGGATAAATTACAATTCAGCATCCAGGAAGGTCAGTTTGTCAGTATTGTAGGTCCCAGTGGTTGTGGCAAAAGCACTTTCCTGGAACTTTTGGCTGGAATCACTAAACCAGATAATGGCAATATTTACCTTGAAGGCAATGAAATTACAGGAAAAACGGGCTTTTTGGGTTATATGCCGCAGGATGATTTGCTTTTTCCCTGGCTAACTACAATGCAAAATATTCTATTGCCCGTAAAAGTGCAAGGCAAGGACGAAAAAGAGGCAAAAAAGAAAATTATTGAACTTCTCCCTCTGTTCGGCTTAATGAATTATACGGATCATTTACCTTACCAGCTTTCAGGAGGATTAAAACAACGCGTTGCGCTTTTAAGAACCTATATGAGCAGTGCAGAAATCTTACTTTTAGACGAACCCCTGGCAAAATTGGATGCTTTAACGCGCAGTCAACTGCAAACCTGGCTGAAAGATATTGTCCATTTACTAAATCTAACCATTATTTTAGTTACCCATGATATTGACGAAGCAATTATGCTTTCGGATAGAATTGACCTGATGAGTATAAATCCCGGAACTTTTATGGAAAGCATATATCTGGATAGAAATGCACCCTTAAGCGCTGAAGAACAGCTAAAACTGAAAACAAAAATACGCAGTAAACTGGTAAACGAAGAAGAAAAAAGTGAAAATGGCAAGAAAATTGGTGAACCGGAGAAAAGTGATAAAGTGATATAG
- a CDS encoding amidase, translating into MNSAIFPDNLKELSFALRQGKLPLQDYLIQTLTDIEKKEPVLCALEPEENRQERLLKQAEELLSRFPQPELRPPFFGVLIGVKDLFNVDGLSTRAGSKLPPEVFSGKEAEIVTRLKNLGALILGKTTCTEFAYFQPAKTKNPYNPNHTPGGSSSGSAAAVSAGYCLLALGTQTIGSIIRPASYCGVTGLKPSYGLFSLQGVFPFSQTVDHLGFITKQVADLAFLLPLLHLSVSATITDRPVLGAVNGSYLQQTDSSVQENYCSALDKLQKKGYKIVTCDPFGDINSINASHNALIAAEFSLNHKSLYERYQELYSDSSKELYARGLQISSAELEILRQQTIILREKIINLMQEQKIDLWITPSTTTTAPAGLKSTGSPLMSLPWTNCGLPALTIPNGLDANGLPFGLQFVASYNEDLPLVRMVQRIVNT; encoded by the coding sequence ATGAATTCCGCTATTTTTCCCGATAACCTGAAAGAACTTTCTTTTGCTTTACGGCAGGGAAAACTTCCGTTGCAGGATTATCTTATTCAGACCCTTACCGATATTGAGAAAAAGGAACCCGTTTTATGTGCTCTGGAACCTGAAGAAAACAGGCAAGAACGCTTACTGAAACAAGCTGAAGAACTGTTATCCCGTTTTCCTCAACCGGAATTGCGTCCACCTTTTTTTGGGGTTTTAATTGGCGTTAAAGATTTGTTTAATGTGGATGGTTTATCTACGCGTGCGGGTTCAAAACTTCCTCCAGAGGTTTTTTCCGGCAAAGAAGCGGAAATTGTTACCCGCTTAAAAAATTTGGGAGCACTAATTTTAGGGAAAACCACCTGCACTGAATTTGCCTATTTTCAGCCGGCAAAGACAAAAAATCCCTATAATCCGAATCATACTCCGGGTGGTTCTTCCAGTGGATCAGCGGCAGCTGTATCTGCAGGATATTGTCTTTTAGCTTTGGGAACTCAGACCATTGGCTCTATTATCAGGCCTGCTTCTTACTGTGGAGTTACAGGTTTAAAACCTAGTTATGGTTTGTTTTCTCTGCAAGGGGTTTTTCCTTTTTCTCAAACGGTTGATCATCTCGGTTTCATCACAAAACAAGTAGCAGACCTTGCTTTTTTACTGCCTCTTTTGCATCTGTCCGTTTCTGCCACAATAACAGACAGACCTGTTTTGGGTGCTGTTAACGGAAGTTATTTACAACAGACGGATTCTTCTGTTCAGGAAAATTATTGCAGCGCTCTTGATAAACTGCAGAAAAAGGGATACAAAATAGTTACCTGCGATCCTTTTGGCGATATAAACTCTATTAATGCGAGCCATAATGCCCTGATTGCGGCAGAATTTTCCTTAAATCATAAAAGTTTATATGAGCGCTATCAGGAACTTTATTCCGATTCCTCTAAGGAATTGTATGCCAGAGGATTGCAAATCAGTTCCGCGGAACTGGAAATTTTACGCCAACAGACAATTATACTTAGAGAAAAAATAATAAATCTGATGCAAGAACAAAAAATTGACCTCTGGATTACTCCTTCTACCACAACTACTGCTCCTGCGGGATTAAAGTCAACCGGTTCACCTTTAATGAGTTTGCCCTGGACGAATTGCGGTTTGCCAGCTTTAACTATTCCCAATGGCTTAGACGCCAATGGTCTTCCTTTCGGCTTGCAGTTTGTGGCTTCCTATAATGAAGATCTGCCATTGGTTAGGATGGTTCAAAGGATTGTTAATACATAG
- a CDS encoding CaiB/BaiF CoA transferase family protein produces MNKPLQDVVVLDLSRVLAGPFCTMILSDLGAEIIKVEHPEKGDDSRAYGPFLHNRSLYFLSINHGKKSISLNLKKPQGRELFLKLIEHCDVLVENFRPGTMEKFNLGYELLKEKYPQLIYAAVSGFGHSGPDSQKPAYDILVQARGGIMSITGWQNMAPTRVGMSLGDITASLFTAIGINSALYQRTKTGLGQKIDVAMLDGQIAILENALVRYQAEGISPKPLGNRHPTISPFQAYKARDNYFVIAVGNDNLWDTFCKALEIPELISDKRFCNNRLRTENIDALNAILEPIFTAKPASWWLEIMEKSGIPCSSINNIESVMQDPQLLARNMFVEVNDPIAGTVKIAGNPIKMSSFPDSAVHEPAPEIGAHNKEIYCERLGLSEEDLAELQKAGVI; encoded by the coding sequence ATGAATAAACCGCTTCAAGATGTTGTAGTTCTTGACCTTAGTCGTGTTCTGGCAGGTCCTTTTTGTACAATGATTTTAAGCGATTTGGGCGCAGAAATAATCAAGGTGGAACATCCTGAAAAAGGCGATGACTCCAGAGCTTATGGTCCTTTTCTGCACAATCGTTCTCTCTATTTTCTCAGTATCAACCACGGGAAGAAAAGTATCTCGTTAAACCTGAAAAAACCGCAGGGGAGAGAATTGTTTTTAAAGCTGATAGAACATTGTGATGTTTTGGTAGAAAATTTCCGCCCTGGCACGATGGAAAAATTTAACCTGGGATATGAGTTATTAAAGGAAAAATATCCACAATTGATTTATGCTGCCGTTTCCGGTTTCGGGCATAGCGGACCTGATTCCCAAAAACCTGCCTACGATATTTTAGTTCAAGCCAGGGGTGGTATTATGAGTATTACAGGTTGGCAAAATATGGCTCCTACACGCGTAGGAATGTCTCTTGGAGATATAACTGCATCGCTTTTCACTGCCATCGGGATTAATTCTGCTTTGTACCAACGCACAAAAACAGGTTTGGGACAAAAAATTGATGTTGCTATGTTGGATGGTCAAATAGCTATTCTGGAAAATGCTTTAGTGCGTTATCAGGCAGAAGGGATTTCACCCAAACCTCTTGGCAATCGTCATCCTACAATATCTCCATTCCAGGCATATAAGGCAAGGGATAATTATTTTGTGATTGCCGTGGGGAATGATAACCTTTGGGATACCTTTTGCAAAGCTCTGGAAATTCCGGAATTAATATCGGATAAGCGTTTTTGTAACAATCGCTTACGCACGGAAAATATAGATGCCTTAAATGCCATTTTAGAACCTATTTTTACGGCGAAACCTGCTTCCTGGTGGCTGGAAATAATGGAAAAATCCGGAATTCCCTGTTCTTCTATCAACAACATTGAATCCGTTATGCAAGACCCTCAATTGCTTGCTCGTAATATGTTTGTGGAAGTTAATGACCCTATAGCGGGCACTGTAAAAATTGCCGGAAATCCTATAAAAATGAGTTCTTTTCCAGATTCAGCAGTGCATGAGCCCGCTCCGGAAATAGGAGCGCACAATAAAGAGATTTATTGTGAACGACTTGGCTTAAGTGAAGAGGACTTAGCCGAATTGCAAAAGGCGGGAGTGATTTAA
- a CDS encoding xanthine dehydrogenase family protein molybdopterin-binding subunit: MKDYKYIGKDVTRIDALDKISGAATFVDDIDFGANLLYAELIESTEASALIKNIDVSEALKVKGVYKIFTGKDFHNRFGLYMKDRYVFAQERVRFVGEQIGAVVAFTPEAAKSAVSLVKVEYEPLPAVLNQMDALKSDAPLLHPEVENYPRVPWFYPKGGTNIAHWRKIRKGDLEKGFANADVILEETYSVPRYAHCALETHIAVAKFDHSGRLTVWSSSQSPHTQRNLFAEALGLSHKDVRVITPYVGGGFGGKAGVTMEIIPAVLATQLKGYAVKLRYSREQEFTNTYQRLGLIAKIKMGATKEGIITALEHQLYWDAGAYVEYGANVVNAVGLSASGPYRIDNVSIDSICVYTNLPPGGPYRGFGYSEMLFGLESHISRMAHQLNIDEVEFRRINAIKTGDKTAYGAKMNPSGLQECIDKAAKAIDWGKKPISEDPTKVIGQGFAIFWKAPAMPPNASSSAFLKFNEDATINLLISGMDIGQGYQTVMAQIAGEILSIPPAKIRVETPDTDRNPYEWQTVASHITWSCGNAVKNAALDAREQIFTLIHRVYHFPLDALYLEDEAVKCKTDPAFILPLKNFVVEGIMTEDGTFKGGPINGRGMFMPEFASTKDNPETSQGGHPNVHYTVGAAGLNLEIDQETGKMKVLKVALAIDAGKAINPDLVKGQITGGLLQGLATVLYEDMRFNEKGKLLNPNLTDYKIPTAKDVPEEIIPIIVEVPQPDGPFGARGIGEHTMLPAAPMIANAIEDALGIRIKSLPITAEKVALTCLREKAKQ, translated from the coding sequence ATGAAGGACTATAAATATATAGGCAAAGATGTAACGCGTATTGATGCTTTGGATAAAATCAGCGGAGCAGCTACTTTTGTTGATGATATAGATTTTGGAGCTAATCTGCTTTATGCGGAATTGATTGAAAGCACGGAAGCATCTGCCTTGATCAAGAATATAGATGTTTCTGAAGCATTGAAGGTGAAAGGCGTTTATAAAATATTTACAGGGAAGGATTTTCACAATCGTTTCGGACTTTATATGAAAGACCGTTATGTTTTCGCTCAGGAAAGAGTCCGTTTTGTAGGTGAACAAATAGGTGCGGTAGTGGCTTTCACTCCCGAAGCTGCAAAAAGTGCTGTTTCTTTGGTTAAAGTGGAATATGAACCCCTTCCGGCAGTTTTAAATCAAATGGATGCTCTGAAAAGTGATGCTCCTTTACTGCATCCAGAGGTGGAAAATTATCCTCGGGTTCCGTGGTTTTATCCCAAAGGCGGAACAAATATAGCTCATTGGCGAAAAATCCGCAAAGGTGATTTGGAAAAAGGTTTTGCCAATGCAGATGTTATTCTGGAGGAGACATATTCCGTTCCCCGTTATGCACATTGTGCTTTAGAAACCCATATAGCGGTTGCCAAATTTGACCATTCGGGACGATTAACCGTTTGGAGCAGTTCACAATCCCCGCATACCCAAAGAAATCTTTTTGCCGAAGCATTAGGCCTCAGCCATAAAGATGTGAGAGTTATAACTCCTTATGTGGGAGGTGGTTTTGGAGGAAAAGCCGGAGTTACGATGGAAATTATTCCTGCAGTTTTAGCCACTCAACTAAAGGGTTATGCAGTTAAGCTGCGTTACAGCAGGGAACAGGAATTTACCAATACTTATCAGCGATTGGGATTGATCGCAAAAATAAAAATGGGTGCTACAAAAGAGGGAATTATAACGGCTCTGGAACATCAATTATATTGGGATGCCGGTGCTTATGTAGAATATGGAGCCAATGTTGTTAATGCAGTTGGTTTATCAGCAAGCGGACCTTATCGGATTGATAATGTTTCCATAGATTCTATTTGTGTTTATACCAATCTTCCTCCGGGGGGTCCTTATCGCGGTTTTGGCTATTCGGAAATGCTTTTTGGCTTGGAAAGTCATATCAGTAGAATGGCTCATCAACTTAATATAGACGAAGTAGAATTTAGAAGGATAAATGCCATTAAGACAGGAGATAAAACCGCTTATGGTGCTAAAATGAACCCGAGCGGTTTACAGGAATGTATTGATAAAGCCGCTAAAGCAATTGATTGGGGCAAAAAACCCATTTCCGAAGACCCGACAAAAGTTATCGGTCAGGGCTTTGCTATTTTTTGGAAAGCGCCTGCTATGCCTCCGAATGCTTCTTCTTCCGCATTTTTAAAGTTCAATGAAGATGCCACAATCAATCTGCTTATTTCCGGTATGGATATCGGACAAGGTTATCAGACAGTTATGGCTCAAATTGCAGGAGAAATTTTATCTATTCCACCAGCCAAAATTAGAGTAGAAACACCAGATACGGATCGGAATCCTTATGAGTGGCAAACTGTTGCGAGTCATATAACCTGGAGCTGTGGGAATGCCGTTAAAAATGCCGCATTGGATGCCCGGGAGCAGATTTTTACACTCATTCACCGGGTTTATCATTTTCCGCTGGATGCTCTTTATCTGGAAGATGAGGCAGTTAAATGCAAAACCGATCCCGCTTTCATTTTACCTTTGAAGAATTTTGTGGTAGAGGGCATTATGACGGAAGACGGAACTTTTAAGGGTGGTCCGATTAACGGTCGCGGAATGTTTATGCCTGAATTTGCCAGCACTAAAGACAATCCGGAAACAAGTCAGGGAGGTCATCCTAATGTTCATTACACGGTAGGTGCGGCAGGTTTGAATTTGGAAATTGATCAGGAAACGGGCAAAATGAAAGTGCTGAAGGTTGCTTTAGCCATTGATGCCGGAAAAGCCATCAATCCTGATTTGGTAAAAGGTCAAATTACAGGAGGTCTGCTTCAGGGTTTAGCAACTGTGTTATATGAAGATATGCGTTTTAACGAAAAAGGTAAACTGCTCAATCCTAATCTTACGGACTATAAAATTCCTACTGCTAAAGATGTTCCGGAAGAGATTATTCCGATTATTGTAGAGGTTCCTCAACCGGATGGTCCTTTTGGAGCGCGGGGAATTGGAGAACATACAATGCTTCCTGCAGCTCCAATGATTGCTAATGCCATTGAAGATGCTCTCGGCATTAGAATTAAGTCCCTACCTATAACGGCAGAGAAAGTGGCATTAACTTGTTTGCGGGAAAAGGCAAAACAATGA
- a CDS encoding (2Fe-2S)-binding protein, which yields MMKEISLILNNEPRNVQVENNEILLDVLRNKLGIKSPKCGCERGDCGACTVLLDGKAVRSCLILAVEAENHSITTLEGISREKLSALQKAFIEFNSFQCGYCAPGIILAVTELLEKNPHPSLEEIKESIAGNLCRCTGYTPIFDAIMSLTGKGVK from the coding sequence ATGATGAAAGAAATCAGCTTGATACTTAATAATGAACCCCGTAATGTGCAAGTGGAAAATAATGAAATACTTCTGGATGTGCTCCGGAATAAATTGGGAATTAAAAGTCCCAAATGTGGCTGTGAAAGAGGTGATTGCGGTGCCTGCACTGTTTTGCTTGATGGTAAAGCAGTTCGCAGTTGTCTGATTCTTGCCGTTGAAGCGGAAAATCATAGTATTACCACTTTAGAAGGTATTTCCAGGGAAAAACTTAGTGCTCTGCAGAAAGCATTTATTGAATTCAATTCTTTTCAATGCGGTTATTGTGCACCGGGAATAATTTTGGCGGTTACTGAATTGCTGGAAAAAAATCCCCATCCCTCTTTAGAGGAAATTAAAGAGTCAATTGCCGGAAATCTTTGTCGCTGCACAGGTTATACACCTATTTTTGATGCAATTATGTCTTTAACCGGAAAGGGGGTAAAATGA
- a CDS encoding FAD binding domain-containing protein, which produces MALAHTFDYQRPSTLIEALQLKAKYKDKALFLAGGTDLIVNIREGMLKPDLLIDIKGISELLKLNWEKETLFIGSNVTFAQLIENELVQKHFILLHDACKTIGSTGIRARATLTGNICSAVPSLDSAPALLCYEATVHCASPLSQREIPVTEWFLAPRKTALQEDEIVTGISLKRIPDSSGIYLKLGRYSGEDLAQAGWGILMTADKQYRLAHCALSPLPKRAYYIEDLLNNSNPLNADLIEKAIALIPSEINPITDIRATQEFRMYISGIMLKRGLTAIQERISGKYIEPRKLLGDV; this is translated from the coding sequence ATGGCTTTGGCTCATACTTTTGACTATCAGCGTCCTTCCACTTTGATTGAAGCATTGCAACTTAAAGCAAAATATAAAGATAAAGCCCTTTTTCTGGCAGGTGGAACCGATCTGATTGTAAATATTAGAGAAGGAATGCTGAAACCTGATTTGTTGATTGATATAAAAGGTATCAGTGAATTATTAAAGCTCAATTGGGAAAAGGAAACACTTTTTATCGGCAGTAATGTAACTTTTGCGCAGCTTATAGAAAATGAACTGGTGCAAAAGCATTTTATTCTTCTTCACGATGCCTGTAAAACAATTGGCTCTACAGGAATTCGTGCCAGGGCTACTTTAACGGGAAATATTTGTTCTGCAGTTCCTTCTTTGGATTCTGCTCCTGCTCTTTTATGCTATGAGGCAACAGTTCATTGTGCAAGTCCTTTGTCGCAAAGGGAAATTCCTGTTACGGAATGGTTTCTTGCTCCCCGAAAAACAGCTTTGCAGGAAGATGAAATAGTAACCGGTATTTCTCTGAAAAGAATTCCTGATAGTTCCGGTATCTATTTAAAACTGGGTCGTTACAGTGGAGAAGACCTTGCTCAGGCAGGTTGGGGAATTTTAATGACTGCGGATAAACAATATCGTTTGGCTCATTGTGCTTTAAGTCCTCTTCCCAAAAGAGCTTACTATATTGAAGACCTCTTAAATAACAGTAACCCTTTGAATGCTGATTTAATAGAAAAAGCCATAGCTCTTATTCCTTCGGAAATAAACCCCATAACAGATATTCGCGCTACACAAGAATTCCGGATGTATATTAGTGGAATTATGCTTAAAAGAGGTTTAACGGCAATTCAGGAAAGAATTTCCGGCAAATATATTGAGCCCCGAAAGCTTTTGGGAGATGTATGA